From the Pseudomonadota bacterium genome, one window contains:
- a CDS encoding thioredoxin domain-containing protein, whose amino-acid sequence MALVLWSLLTACDSVGESPEVRILADGATGLSTSSGEIVVRVLRLPPEGAERFALIVGLHGYGMDEQQIAALVKIEPSTPHTYVAIRGFEALEPGSYAWFPVSSGAGPVIDSNAIIEASDRLFRGIDAVTAWLGTDPERVYLVGFGQGATMTLSAAFLRPSDAAGYVGFAGRLPAIDATVVSDVSAPVLIGHGTRDPSVRAEDTDLAVSRLIEVGRRVELNVYSVPHVVSAAGRRDIATWIDARERGQEMTASPPPPLSAVGSAVAKSQGSAGALVDSVLRRAVSRGGVSGNPKGAITIYKFFDYNCPSCRVAHRELPNLLAAYPNVRLVAVDVPVFGEGSVRATALTFSIDNPAQYKAVYADLLASNDRIGAHQAIESIRQHVGVLVDDMNIDPVVEAHLGEIQNNMAALDILGIVGTPGFLIDADDVRTKHIGWDPHVLRAYLKSLSE is encoded by the coding sequence GTGGCGCTTGTGCTGTGGTCATTGCTGACCGCCTGCGACAGCGTAGGTGAATCGCCCGAGGTCCGCATTCTGGCCGATGGGGCGACAGGGCTTTCAACGTCATCAGGCGAGATTGTCGTTCGCGTCCTCCGGCTCCCCCCGGAGGGTGCGGAACGGTTTGCTCTGATTGTCGGTTTGCACGGCTACGGTATGGACGAGCAGCAGATTGCGGCCCTCGTCAAAATCGAGCCGTCAACACCTCACACGTATGTGGCCATACGAGGCTTCGAAGCGCTCGAGCCAGGAAGTTATGCCTGGTTCCCTGTATCGAGCGGCGCAGGTCCAGTCATTGATTCCAACGCGATCATCGAAGCTAGCGATCGCCTGTTCCGTGGCATCGATGCAGTAACGGCCTGGCTCGGAACTGATCCCGAACGAGTTTACCTCGTCGGCTTTGGCCAAGGCGCCACGATGACATTGTCCGCCGCCTTCCTGCGGCCGTCGGACGCGGCAGGCTACGTGGGCTTCGCTGGACGCCTTCCGGCGATTGACGCAACTGTCGTATCCGACGTATCCGCGCCCGTCCTGATCGGCCACGGCACACGAGATCCGAGTGTTCGAGCAGAGGACACCGATCTCGCAGTCTCGCGGCTGATTGAGGTCGGCCGACGGGTCGAGCTCAACGTCTACTCCGTGCCGCATGTCGTCAGCGCCGCAGGTCGCCGGGATATCGCTACTTGGATCGATGCTCGCGAGCGCGGTCAGGAAATGACGGCATCGCCGCCGCCGCCGCTGTCGGCCGTGGGCTCAGCAGTGGCCAAAAGTCAGGGTTCCGCTGGGGCCTTGGTCGACAGTGTATTGCGCCGCGCAGTGAGTCGTGGCGGCGTGTCTGGGAATCCGAAGGGCGCTATTACGATTTACAAGTTTTTCGACTACAACTGCCCATCGTGTAGAGTCGCCCATCGTGAACTGCCGAATTTGTTGGCCGCCTACCCGAACGTTCGGTTGGTCGCGGTGGACGTTCCGGTTTTCGGCGAGGGGTCAGTAAGAGCGACCGCACTGACGTTTTCGATTGATAACCCAGCACAGTACAAGGCAGTCTACGCCGACTTGTTGGCGTCTAACGATCGGATAGGCGCTCACCAGGCGATCGAATCGATTCGTCAACACGTCGGAGTTCTCGTCGATGATATGAATATCGACCCAGTCGTGGAGGCTCATCTGGGCGAAATCCAAAACAACATGGCGGCCCTAGACATTCTAGGAATCGTCGGTACGCCTGGGTTCCTGATTGATGCGGACGATGTGCGGACAAAACACATCGGCTGGGATCCGCACGTGTTAAGGGCGTATCTGAAGAGCCTCAGCGAATAG
- a CDS encoding SRPBCC family protein: protein MIESRLTITFVAVAAFTFHLSAGAQEAPQMPPRIDGAVNVDEHTSAPLQLSRSAELSKSAGAVWKYLTKSNHVAGLFDGVRSITSAKVGERRTVRLRGGGSVSETVVADDATSRTFAYSIGDTNPMGISDHLAVLTITSADERKGAVVTWNHYFNAADTDAAASMSESLSGALAKLSAKYGGFADHGSNSGFNPAIVRQTRILKASKADVWAVVADGFGDAHVWSSNIGEITVTDRNGDTIVGDQRACFIPAFNGETKETITQYDEEEGLFAYSIDQGMPPFVTYGEAVWLVNEIDRNTTQVTVEITAATAAGVPPQAIAFFRSAMTQQVGFAVDDAKYFIENDAVHPRKTAALQAAGGGH from the coding sequence ATGATCGAGTCTCGGTTAACAATTACGTTTGTCGCAGTTGCCGCGTTCACGTTCCACCTCAGCGCAGGAGCTCAAGAAGCACCACAAATGCCGCCAAGAATTGATGGTGCTGTAAACGTTGATGAGCATACTTCAGCGCCGCTGCAACTCTCCCGCTCGGCGGAACTCAGTAAGTCAGCTGGTGCGGTATGGAAGTATCTAACCAAGTCGAATCACGTGGCTGGCCTGTTCGACGGCGTTCGCTCCATCACTAGCGCCAAGGTTGGTGAACGACGCACCGTAAGGCTCCGGGGCGGCGGAAGCGTCAGCGAGACCGTAGTCGCCGACGACGCGACGTCACGTACGTTCGCCTATTCAATCGGCGATACGAATCCCATGGGCATATCTGATCACCTTGCGGTGCTGACAATCACGTCCGCCGATGAAAGGAAGGGGGCAGTCGTAACCTGGAATCACTACTTCAACGCTGCTGACACGGATGCCGCAGCGTCGATGAGCGAATCTCTGAGTGGCGCGCTCGCGAAGTTGTCGGCCAAGTATGGGGGTTTTGCAGACCACGGCAGCAACAGCGGTTTCAATCCCGCGATCGTCCGTCAGACCAGAATCCTCAAGGCGAGTAAAGCCGACGTGTGGGCGGTTGTCGCGGATGGCTTTGGCGACGCCCATGTTTGGTCAAGCAACATTGGCGAGATCACCGTGACAGATCGCAACGGCGACACAATCGTAGGGGATCAGCGAGCCTGCTTTATTCCTGCCTTCAATGGCGAAACGAAGGAAACCATAACCCAATATGATGAAGAGGAAGGTCTTTTCGCGTACTCCATTGATCAGGGAATGCCGCCGTTTGTGACTTACGGCGAAGCTGTCTGGTTAGTGAATGAGATCGACCGCAACACCACACAAGTCACGGTGGAGATAACCGCTGCAACGGCCGCGGGTGTGCCACCGCAGGCCATCGCGTTCTTTCGCAGTGCGATGACACAGCAGGTTGGTTTCGCGGTCGACGATGCGAAATATTTCATCGAAAACGATGCGGTTCATCCTCGGAAGACCGCAGCCCTACAGGCTGCCGGCGGCGGCCACTAG
- a CDS encoding SRPBCC family protein, which produces MDIQRKIRIATTADKAWAVIGPEFADVDKWASNVFVSTSRNNNAAPSGAPAGGRVCSTSQGEFDESIVDYDESRRLIAYAVTGKALPGFVKSIQARWAIQPAGPNASTATMTMTADLAQPFAFLMGWMMKKQFGKAIDESLEEFKFYLEQGSVHPRKTERAKSKQAQKARAAA; this is translated from the coding sequence ATGGATATTCAACGCAAAATCAGAATCGCGACAACGGCTGACAAGGCTTGGGCGGTCATCGGCCCCGAGTTTGCCGATGTCGACAAATGGGCTAGCAACGTCTTTGTGTCGACCTCGCGTAACAACAACGCCGCACCAAGCGGGGCGCCGGCGGGCGGCCGTGTTTGTAGCACGTCACAGGGCGAGTTCGATGAATCGATAGTCGACTACGACGAGAGTCGCCGACTCATTGCCTATGCCGTCACCGGAAAGGCATTGCCAGGATTCGTCAAGTCAATTCAGGCACGTTGGGCCATCCAGCCGGCTGGACCCAATGCCAGCACCGCGACAATGACGATGACAGCTGACTTGGCGCAGCCGTTCGCTTTTCTGATGGGTTGGATGATGAAGAAACAGTTCGGCAAGGCCATCGACGAGTCTCTGGAGGAGTTCAAATTCTACTTGGAGCAAGGTTCAGTGCATCCGCGGAAAACTGAAAGAGCCAAGTCCAAGCAGGCTCAGAAAGCCCGCGCAGCGGCCTAG